In Gigantopelta aegis isolate Gae_Host chromosome 6, Gae_host_genome, whole genome shotgun sequence, the following are encoded in one genomic region:
- the LOC121374585 gene encoding uncharacterized protein LOC121374585: MILKVYLFVSLFLTPSAVIRVLNASNGSECTVTMFGGDVNAFWACTTERALQSNWWPSPIAGLFSYQEWNGYDGFWQDGALLEALANFKSYANNTRYMSVLKSSYREIYELKLAYAPYPSFDDMAWYALSYIRIYEVTGWPEFLDVAQQIFDFCWTSGWDSSGNCGGGMWFDNNRNSKQTITNVQMLVVGAKLHRLTKRNDTQLLDKVMLVWRYILKNGLVDTKTMLISDGARQNCTADGNYNPTYNQGVFVGALVELWKLLRDPQYLSMANAVANATITLKSVNGTLTEWCDFQVCNDDTKMYKGIFTRNLRYLMDAPGMVGTTAREQYSQWLNHNILSVLENNICYPRGVPKTCHVVYKDGPPFNNCTGPVFSENWHGPYNYTAPMQQTSVLELFTANIKLGTLCKGDACAYDPPTPAPHPLTCKDDPCPPGQDCCSYGGSYTCCDSDQQCKNHVCV, from the exons ATgattttaaaagtgtatttatttgtaaGTCTTTTTCTCACGCCATCTGCTGTTATTCGCGTGCTAAACGCCTCTAACGGTTCCGAGTGTACTGTCACCATGTTCGGAGGGGACGTGAATGCATTCTGGGCATGCACAACAGAACGCGCCTTACAGTCTAACTGGTGGCCGTCACCCATCGCTGGATTATTCAGTTATCAg GAGTGGAATGGCTATGACGGGTTTTGGCAAGACGGCGCACTGCTTGAAGCACTGGCGAATTTCAAATCCTACGCCAACAACACAAGATACATGTCTGTCCTGAAAAGCTCCTACAGAGAGATCTACGAACTAAAGTTGGCCTATGCCCCGTATCCGTCCTTTGACGACATGGCTTGGTATGCGCTCAGTTACATCAGGATATACGAGGTAACTGGCTGGCCAGAATTTCTAGACGTAGCGCAGCAGATATTTGACTTCTGTTGGACCAGCGGCTGGGATTCCAGCGGCAATTGCGGTGGTGGCATGTGGTTCGACAACAATCGAAATTCAAAACAGACCATCACCAATGTACAGATGTTAGTTGTTGGCGCTAAACTGCATCGTCTGACGAAAAGGAATGACACCCAGCTTCTAGACAAAGTGATGCTTGTGTGGAGGTATATACTGAAAAACGGACTGGTAGACACCAAAACCATGCTCATCAGTGACGGAGCACGGCAGAACTGCACGGCAGACGGCAATTATAACCCGACTTATAACCAAGGCGTTTTCGTCGGCGCCCTGGTGGAGTTATGGAAACTGTTGAGAGATCCTCAGTATCTAAGCATGGCCAATGCAGTGGCTAATGCAACGATAACTCTAAAATCAGTGAATGGTACGTTGACAGAATGGTGTGATTTTCAAGTGTGCAATGATGACACCAAGATGTACAAAGGGATCTTCACTAGGAATCTGAGGTATCTGATGGACGCGCCAGGCATGGTTGGAACCACAGCAAGAGAACAGTACTCTCAATGGCTGAATCATAACATTCTGTCTGTTTTAGAGAATAATATATGCTATCCCCGCGGAGTGCCAAAGACGTGTCATGTAGTTTACAAGGACGGACCGCCTTTCAACAACTGCACTGGCCCGGTGTTCAGCGAGAATTGGCACGGTCCGTACAACTACACGGCGCCTATGCAGCAGACTTCCGTGTTGGAGTTATTCACTGCTAACATTAAACTGGGAACGCTATGTAAGGGGGATGCTTGTGCCTATGACCCACCGACGCCTGCGCCCCACCCTTTAACGTGCAAGGACGACCCGTGTCCGCCCGGACAAGATTGCTGCAGTTATGGTGGTTCATACACCTGCTGTGACTCGGACCAACAATGTAAAAACCACGTGTGTGTATAG